In Mixta intestinalis, the following are encoded in one genomic region:
- a CDS encoding lysis protein, whose product MNGLQKIAAVCVVAALVVALHYRHAAERQSRRADAAEQQLAQANSTISDMQRRQRAVTELDARYTQDLADAKNTIERLRNDVAAGRKRLRVAATCSAVPATATATGMDDAASARPTDAAERDYFTLRERIETAAVQIAGLQQYIREQCLKN is encoded by the coding sequence ATGAATGGGTTACAAAAAATAGCAGCCGTATGTGTTGTCGCTGCGCTGGTTGTGGCATTGCATTACCGGCACGCAGCAGAACGGCAATCACGGCGCGCTGACGCTGCTGAGCAGCAACTAGCACAGGCGAACAGCACTATCAGCGATATGCAGCGCCGCCAGCGGGCCGTTACTGAACTGGATGCCAGATATACTCAGGATTTAGCCGATGCGAAAAATACTATTGAGCGCCTGCGTAACGATGTTGCCGCTGGCCGTAAGCGGCTGCGTGTCGCGGCAACATGTTCGGCAGTGCCTGCCACCGCCACCGCCACCGGCATGGATGATGCAGCCAGCGCCAGACCTACTGACGCCGCTGAACGGGATTATTTCACTCTCAGAGAGCGGATCGAAACAGCAGCAGTGCAAATAGCAGGTTTGCAGCAGTACATCAGGGAGCAGTGCCTGAAAAATTAA
- a CDS encoding lysozyme has protein sequence MQIGKRGIALIKQFESCELMAYRCPAGILTIGYGHTYDVRAGDTCTPRQAELWLTEDCQVAELTIESNVTVPLNQNQFDALVSFVFNLGAGNFVKSTLLKKLNAGDYTGAAAEFDRWVNAGGRKLPGLVKRRAAEKALFLS, from the coding sequence ATGCAAATAGGTAAACGCGGTATCGCCCTGATTAAACAATTTGAGAGCTGCGAACTGATGGCATACCGCTGCCCGGCGGGTATCCTCACCATCGGTTATGGCCACACATACGACGTTCGCGCAGGTGATACATGCACGCCCCGGCAGGCTGAGCTGTGGCTGACAGAGGATTGTCAGGTAGCGGAACTGACTATAGAGAGCAACGTGACAGTGCCGCTCAATCAAAATCAGTTTGATGCGCTGGTGTCGTTTGTATTCAACCTGGGCGCAGGGAATTTCGTTAAATCCACATTGCTGAAAAAACTGAATGCTGGAGATTATACAGGCGCGGCGGCTGAGTTTGACCGCTGGGTAAATGCTGGTGGGCGCAAACTGCCGGGGCTGGTTAAACGCAGGGCAGCGGAAAAGGCGTTGTTTCTGTCATGA
- a CDS encoding phage holin, lambda family has product MKMHNDLHTWPDWLELIQSWWRGETPVGAVLLAIVMAILRIAYGGGGWKKMVLEGLLCGALTLTVASGLEYLELPRSLAVAIGGGIGFIGVEQFRKIILNIINVRLGGGNANR; this is encoded by the coding sequence ATGAAAATGCATAATGATCTGCATACCTGGCCAGACTGGCTGGAATTAATACAGAGCTGGTGGCGCGGCGAAACACCTGTGGGTGCGGTGCTGCTGGCGATCGTCATGGCAATTTTGCGCATCGCGTACGGCGGCGGCGGCTGGAAAAAAATGGTTCTGGAGGGTCTGCTGTGTGGTGCGCTGACGCTCACTGTTGCATCGGGACTGGAATATCTGGAATTGCCCCGGTCGCTGGCAGTAGCCATCGGTGGCGGCATCGGTTTTATCGGCGTTGAGCAGTTCAGAAAAATCATTTTGAACATCATTAATGTTCGGCTGGGAGGCGGCAATGCAAATAGGTAA
- a CDS encoding type II toxin-antitoxin system HicA family toxin — translation MSSAELIKQLLADGWVKQRQTGSHVTLSKPGVVKIITVPHPRKDASKGIIRQAQEISGLKLL, via the coding sequence ATGAGCAGTGCGGAACTAATAAAACAATTACTGGCTGATGGATGGGTTAAACAGCGTCAAACGGGTAGTCACGTAACGCTAAGTAAACCAGGGGTAGTGAAAATAATAACAGTACCCCATCCCCGCAAAGATGCTTCAAAGGGGATTATCCGGCAGGCCCAAGAGATTTCGGGTCTCAAATTGTTGTAA
- a CDS encoding type II toxin-antitoxin system HicB family antitoxin, giving the protein MIYPLFIFKTESGTYDGYFPDVEGCFFAGDSFEDAIRDAEKAFATHMEVLTEQGGHVPAPRDPADYLGDKRLTQDDGFLALVEIDPTKYETKAIKFNLTMPGNLLNAIDRYIEQNGHYKNRSAFLSDLARKEIARR; this is encoded by the coding sequence ATGATTTATCCACTCTTTATCTTTAAAACTGAAAGCGGCACATACGATGGCTATTTTCCTGACGTGGAAGGATGCTTCTTTGCCGGAGACTCTTTCGAGGATGCCATTCGTGATGCTGAAAAGGCTTTCGCCACTCACATGGAGGTCTTGACAGAGCAAGGCGGGCATGTGCCCGCGCCGCGTGATCCGGCCGATTATCTGGGTGACAAACGTCTTACCCAGGATGACGGCTTTCTTGCACTGGTAGAAATTGATCCGACCAAATACGAGACAAAGGCGATTAAGTTCAATCTGACAATGCCCGGCAATCTACTCAATGCGATTGACCGATATATAGAGCAGAACGGACATTATAAAAACAGGTCAGCTTTTCTCTCTGATTTAGCAAGAAAGGAGATAGCACGCAGATAA
- a CDS encoding type II toxin-antitoxin system HicB family antitoxin has protein sequence MRYPINLEPCDGGYVVSFPDIPEALTQGDTREEALAMGLDALITSFDFYFEDNQAVPLPGAITGDFVEVPASVASKVLLLNAFIASGLTQVELAARMGVKKQEVTRIFDLHHSTKIDTIQKALAALGKRLELVAA, from the coding sequence ATGCGATACCCTATAAATCTTGAGCCGTGCGACGGCGGTTATGTGGTTTCGTTCCCCGATATACCGGAAGCGCTTACGCAGGGCGATACGCGAGAAGAAGCGCTGGCTATGGGGCTGGATGCGCTGATTACCTCATTTGATTTCTATTTTGAGGATAATCAGGCCGTACCACTGCCGGGGGCGATTACTGGTGATTTTGTAGAAGTTCCCGCCAGCGTGGCATCAAAAGTCCTGCTGCTTAATGCGTTCATTGCTTCCGGCTTAACTCAGGTTGAGCTGGCGGCGCGTATGGGCGTTAAAAAGCAAGAGGTAACACGGATTTTCGATCTGCATCACTCAACGAAAATCGATACCATCCAAAAAGCACTGGCGGCCTTGGGTAAACGGCTTGAATTAGTTGCTGCCTGA
- a CDS encoding type II toxin-antitoxin system HicA family toxin — MKQSEFRRWLESQGVEVSNGTNHLKLRHNGKRSVMPRHPGAELKEPLRKAILKQLGLN; from the coding sequence GTGAAGCAAAGCGAGTTCAGGCGGTGGCTTGAATCTCAGGGAGTCGAAGTTTCAAACGGTACAAACCATCTGAAACTGAGACACAACGGGAAACGAAGCGTAATGCCAAGACATCCTGGAGCTGAGTTAAAAGAACCACTGCGAAAGGCCATACTCAAGCAACTTGGCCTGAATTAA
- a CDS encoding DUF1133 family protein — translation MIYPSTTGSAGEMIHLNTLESVWVQGKLRMWGRWSYIGSGQAGNMFNQLLTTKKLTKTAINEALRRMKKAGISKPELEAFLREMLESNKKSHLAHCTDTEALKIERVICEVLRDHPQLIRLLHQRYDGRGKSKKALAYELNEGHPEWCLRTCETRIDVWLKMAESMLYRPLCDAFDTDSGKFCLHVCAKTD, via the coding sequence ATGATCTATCCATCCACGACCGGCAGCGCCGGGGAAATGATCCACTTAAACACCCTCGAAAGCGTGTGGGTGCAGGGCAAGCTGCGCATGTGGGGAAGGTGGTCATATATCGGCAGCGGGCAGGCAGGGAACATGTTTAACCAGTTGCTGACTACTAAAAAACTCACGAAAACCGCTATTAATGAAGCGCTGCGTCGGATGAAAAAAGCGGGTATCAGTAAACCGGAGCTGGAGGCATTTTTACGGGAGATGCTGGAGAGTAATAAAAAAAGTCATCTGGCGCACTGCACAGATACTGAGGCTCTTAAGATCGAGCGTGTCATTTGTGAAGTGCTGCGGGATCATCCGCAGCTGATCAGGCTACTACATCAGCGTTACGATGGACGCGGCAAGAGCAAAAAGGCTCTGGCCTATGAATTAAACGAAGGGCATCCCGAATGGTGTTTACGCACCTGCGAAACGCGCATTGACGTATGGCTAAAAATGGCCGAATCGATGCTTTACCGGCCATTGTGTGACGCATTCGACACAGATAGCGGCAAGTTTTGCTTGCATGTTTGCGCAAAAACTGATTGA
- a CDS encoding DUF1364 domain-containing protein: MANLRKAARGRECQVRIPGVCNFNPETSVLAHYRMAGTCGTGCKPDDWQAAIACNCCHDVIDGRVNTGYTREELRLMHAEGVLRTQKIWKEEGLI, translated from the coding sequence ATGGCAAATCTACGTAAAGCTGCTCGTGGTCGCGAGTGCCAGGTGAGGATACCCGGCGTCTGTAATTTCAATCCCGAAACGAGCGTGCTGGCGCATTACCGCATGGCCGGAACCTGCGGTACAGGATGCAAACCTGATGACTGGCAGGCGGCTATTGCCTGTAACTGTTGCCATGACGTCATTGATGGTCGGGTTAACACAGGGTACACGCGTGAAGAACTGCGCCTGATGCACGCTGAAGGCGTTCTGCGCACACAGAAAATCTGGAAAGAAGAGGGGTTAATATGA
- a CDS encoding DUF1367 family protein, with protein sequence MAHLQLIKHTSGILIPATPETSDILQSKIRVGAVLSGEFRQVRNPAFHRRFFALLNLAFDYWEPTGGAVSDAERRIVSGYARFLATYGGNEAVLLDAAEHYLDRVARRRITSGSISACKSFDAFRAWATTEAGYFDAIQMPDGTISKHPRSISFSKMDETEFHQLYRAVLDVLWRWVMSRAFKTEQEAENAAAQLMNFAG encoded by the coding sequence ATGGCGCATTTGCAACTAATTAAACACACATCAGGAATTCTGATCCCGGCCACGCCGGAGACCAGTGATATTCTGCAATCTAAAATCAGGGTTGGTGCTGTATTGTCCGGTGAATTCCGGCAAGTGCGCAATCCGGCGTTTCATCGCCGCTTCTTCGCCCTGCTAAACCTCGCATTCGACTACTGGGAACCAACCGGTGGCGCAGTTTCTGACGCCGAACGTCGGATCGTTAGCGGCTATGCAAGGTTTCTCGCAACGTATGGCGGAAACGAAGCAGTGTTGCTGGATGCCGCTGAACATTATCTTGATCGCGTGGCCCGTCGCCGCATTACCAGCGGCTCGATCAGCGCCTGTAAATCGTTCGATGCATTCCGCGCCTGGGCTACAACAGAGGCGGGCTATTTCGACGCCATTCAGATGCCTGACGGCACTATAAGCAAACACCCTCGCAGTATCTCATTTTCAAAAATGGATGAAACCGAGTTCCACCAGCTGTACCGAGCGGTGCTTGATGTGCTGTGGCGCTGGGTGATGTCCCGCGCATTTAAAACTGAGCAGGAGGCAGAGAACGCCGCCGCCCAGTTGATGAATTTTGCGGGGTGA
- a CDS encoding helix-turn-helix domain-containing protein, which yields MTIYKDIARRLTAARQRLGLSQAGLAKICGWSQTRVSGYENTARKLSIDDAVTVSRALNMQPAELIFGDTESVQLAPDELKLLNLYNKLPGAEQERMLILFETRLNEIEQYVAEYLRKSRIV from the coding sequence ATGACGATATACAAAGATATAGCGCGCCGTCTGACAGCAGCGCGGCAACGGCTGGGACTTTCTCAGGCTGGCCTTGCAAAAATCTGTGGCTGGTCACAAACGCGGGTAAGCGGCTACGAAAACACAGCGCGTAAATTATCAATTGATGATGCGGTCACTGTTTCACGCGCGCTGAATATGCAGCCAGCTGAGTTGATATTTGGAGATACGGAATCTGTTCAGTTAGCGCCGGATGAACTTAAGCTTTTGAATCTATACAACAAATTACCTGGTGCTGAGCAGGAGCGAATGTTAATATTGTTTGAGACGAGGCTCAACGAGATTGAACAATATGTTGCCGAATATCTGCGCAAGTCTCGCATAGTTTAA
- a CDS encoding autoinducer binding domain-containing protein, which translates to MKQKIYIFNAEINEKIASLIESQLSEFGDVIYSYGVVNKNNPVDCIIVNNCSDWFDDDYRKNNRQLTDPVVLKALAGSTDFSWDKNALVNFFGSADDVFNDAETFNITTGHTVSFTDANDNLAMLTLIMKTGTREEFFSTINAYKSQLNELLKIVHVKNMALRGVNNSIVPPVAAERAQVYADGETVSVLPLAPDDIVVSERLFVELLERARNGNILDKNR; encoded by the coding sequence ATGAAACAAAAAATTTATATTTTTAATGCCGAAATTAACGAGAAAATAGCTTCGCTAATTGAGTCACAACTGAGCGAATTCGGCGACGTTATTTACTCGTATGGAGTCGTCAATAAAAATAACCCTGTTGACTGTATCATCGTTAACAATTGCTCTGACTGGTTTGATGATGACTACAGGAAAAACAACCGGCAACTGACAGACCCTGTAGTATTAAAAGCGCTGGCAGGTAGCACGGATTTTTCATGGGATAAAAATGCGCTGGTCAATTTTTTCGGCAGCGCTGATGATGTGTTTAACGACGCGGAGACATTCAACATAACGACAGGTCACACAGTATCATTTACTGACGCTAACGATAATCTCGCTATGCTCACGCTCATTATGAAAACGGGAACCCGTGAGGAATTTTTCAGTACAATTAATGCGTATAAATCGCAGCTGAACGAATTACTGAAAATCGTACACGTCAAAAATATGGCGCTCCGTGGCGTTAATAACAGTATCGTGCCCCCAGTAGCGGCAGAACGAGCGCAGGTTTATGCAGATGGCGAAACAGTGTCAGTGCTGCCGCTGGCACCGGACGACATCGTCGTCTCAGAACGGTTGTTTGTGGAGCTGCTGGAACGGGCCAGAAACGGCAACATCCTTGATAAAAACAGGTAA